A portion of the Streptomyces sp. NBC_01335 genome contains these proteins:
- a CDS encoding MATE family efflux transporter, producing the protein MTETKTLSGSNSSVFSRVSGSSAWKIASVALPLYVTMVAASAGALVDTAVLGRHGTVSLAAFAVTIAVYSPSAAAVAGAMRGVMPFVAAHREDPDELLPMVRDAKWLGLGVGLTGAVAVAAVPLIGRLGGVPASTLEQLGIFPWLLAASLVVTSLGSASTSTLVGLGQGKSVMRAGLAGTGTAVVLSLLLVGGVGSFSGLGLPGAGLAMLASSSIGASWAHRALRRSPALGGRPLVFGPLRPREVLRIARVGIPLAATVLIKFAVLGVIGFSAARTGTRSAAAHSISLSLVNLMFTAAVAVGQATVPLMAGHVRAGEAGRIRRVLFAGASVALGAVVVLGTVLLVLRRDVVSVYTDDPVLRERVTDLLPLVLLVVATDALQAVFGFGLIGLKRTVPSLAVFAAAYGALAALTVAITASGGGLTSLWTALACANLALLAGQAFFFHRHSGRVASS; encoded by the coding sequence ATGACCGAAACGAAGACTCTGAGCGGTAGTAATTCGTCTGTTTTCTCCCGGGTCTCCGGAAGCAGTGCCTGGAAGATAGCCTCGGTCGCACTGCCGCTCTACGTGACGATGGTCGCCGCTTCGGCGGGGGCTCTGGTGGACACCGCCGTGCTGGGTCGCCACGGGACGGTCTCCCTCGCCGCCTTCGCCGTCACCATCGCGGTCTACAGCCCCTCCGCGGCGGCGGTCGCCGGCGCCATGCGGGGCGTCATGCCCTTCGTGGCGGCGCACAGGGAAGACCCCGACGAGCTGCTCCCGATGGTCCGCGACGCGAAGTGGCTCGGCCTGGGGGTCGGCCTGACGGGGGCGGTCGCGGTGGCGGCGGTCCCGCTGATCGGCCGCCTCGGCGGTGTCCCGGCGAGCACCTTGGAGCAGCTCGGAATCTTCCCGTGGCTGCTCGCCGCGAGTCTGGTCGTCACCTCGCTCGGCTCGGCCTCGACCTCGACGCTCGTGGGCCTCGGGCAGGGAAAGTCCGTCATGCGGGCAGGACTCGCCGGCACCGGCACCGCGGTGGTCCTGTCCCTGCTCCTGGTGGGCGGCGTGGGCTCGTTCTCCGGCCTCGGGCTGCCCGGTGCGGGCCTGGCCATGCTGGCGTCCAGCTCCATCGGCGCGTCCTGGGCCCACCGCGCGCTGCGGCGCTCCCCCGCGCTCGGCGGCCGGCCCCTCGTGTTTGGACCTCTGCGCCCGCGCGAGGTGCTCAGGATCGCCCGCGTCGGCATCCCGCTGGCCGCCACCGTGCTGATCAAGTTCGCCGTGCTGGGCGTCATCGGGTTCTCCGCCGCCCGTACGGGCACCCGGAGCGCCGCCGCTCACAGCATTTCCCTCTCCCTGGTCAATCTGATGTTCACCGCGGCGGTCGCGGTCGGCCAGGCGACGGTCCCTCTCATGGCCGGTCACGTGCGGGCCGGGGAAGCCGGCCGGATCCGGCGCGTTCTGTTCGCCGGGGCGTCCGTCGCCCTCGGCGCGGTGGTCGTGCTGGGGACGGTGCTGCTGGTCCTGCGCCGCGACGTGGTGTCCGTGTACACCGACGATCCGGTGCTCCGAGAACGGGTGACCGACCTCCTGCCGCTCGTCCTGCTGGTAGTCGCCACGGACGCGCTGCAGGCGGTATTCGGGTTCGGCCTGATCGGGCTGAAGCGCACCGTACCCAGCCTCGCCGTCTTCGCCGCCGCCTACGGGGCCCTGGCAGCCCTCACGGTCGCCATCACCGCGTCCGGAGGTGGCCTCACCTCTCTGTGGACCGCCCTGGCCTGCGCCAATCTGGCACTGCTGGCCGGGCAGGCCTTCTTCTTCCACCGGCACAGCGGACGGGTGGCCTCCTCATGA
- the fabD gene encoding ACP S-malonyltransferase has protein sequence MSRHAFVFPGQGSQAEGMGSDLARESDGAARSYFGAADDILGFGLSRLCFEGTADELLDTSVTQPCVFVTGLAFATALRERGVTPEVVAGHSLGEYTALVSAGVLDWEDALRLVRLRGQLMARVNLRTPGGMAAVLGLPSTTVEDLCARTATSGRVEVANYNSALQTVVSGTAPGLEEFARAAMEAGAERVEPLRTGAPFHSSAMKDIEQEFGDRLDTVEFADPSVPVIANVHAGYVGSGTEARDLLRRQLSSPVQWHRTVELLRAEEVDALVEVGPGRVLTNLNRVTAPAIPAMAVGTVKQLDTAVQRLAPARV, from the coding sequence ATGAGTAGGCATGCTTTTGTGTTTCCGGGACAAGGATCCCAGGCAGAGGGAATGGGAAGCGACCTGGCCCGGGAGAGCGACGGTGCCGCGCGCTCGTATTTCGGAGCGGCGGACGACATCCTGGGGTTCGGGCTGAGCCGGCTGTGCTTCGAAGGGACGGCGGACGAATTGCTGGACACGTCGGTCACACAGCCCTGCGTCTTCGTCACCGGCCTCGCCTTCGCCACCGCCCTGCGGGAGCGGGGCGTGACGCCCGAGGTGGTCGCCGGGCACAGCCTGGGTGAGTACACCGCGCTGGTGTCGGCCGGTGTGCTGGACTGGGAGGACGCACTGCGACTGGTGCGCCTGCGAGGGCAGCTGATGGCGCGGGTCAACCTCCGCACCCCGGGCGGCATGGCCGCCGTACTGGGTCTGCCCTCCACGACGGTCGAAGACCTGTGCGCGCGGACGGCGACGAGCGGGCGGGTCGAGGTCGCCAACTACAACTCCGCCCTTCAGACGGTCGTTTCCGGCACCGCCCCCGGCCTGGAGGAGTTCGCGCGCGCCGCGATGGAGGCTGGTGCGGAGCGAGTGGAGCCGCTGCGCACCGGCGCTCCTTTCCACTCCAGCGCGATGAAGGACATCGAGCAGGAGTTCGGTGATCGTCTGGACACCGTGGAGTTCGCCGATCCTTCGGTCCCGGTGATCGCCAACGTCCACGCGGGATACGTCGGATCGGGCACCGAGGCGCGCGACCTGCTGCGCCGTCAGCTCTCCTCGCCCGTGCAGTGGCACCGGACCGTCGAACTCCTGCGGGCCGAAGAGGTCGACGCACTCGTGGAGGTCGGCCCCGGAAGGGTGCTGACCAATCTCAACCGCGTCACGGCCCCCGCGATCCCCGCGATGGCCGTCGGCACGGTGAAGCAGCTGGACACGGCCGTGCAACGGCTCGCTCCGGCGCGGGTCTGA